One genomic segment of Methanothermobacter wolfeii includes these proteins:
- a CDS encoding MIP/aquaporin family protein produces the protein MVSLTKRCIAEFIGTFFLVFFGAGSAAITLMIASGGTAPNPFNIGIGLLGGLGDWVAVGLAFGFAIAASIYAMGNISGCHINPAVTIGLWSVRKFPGRDVVPYIIAQLMGAAFGSFIFLQCAGPAAATVGGLGATAPFPGISYWQALLAEIVGTFLLMITIMGIAVDERTPKGFAGIIIGLTVAGIITTLGNISGSSLNPARTFGPYLNDMIFAGTNLWKYFPIYVIGPIAGAVLAAMTYVYLTSEP, from the coding sequence ATGGTATCCCTTACAAAGAGGTGCATCGCCGAGTTTATAGGCACCTTCTTCCTTGTATTCTTCGGTGCCGGCTCAGCAGCAATAACCCTGATGATAGCATCCGGCGGCACGGCCCCGAACCCCTTCAACATCGGCATCGGCCTGCTGGGCGGACTCGGTGACTGGGTTGCAGTGGGCCTTGCATTCGGTTTTGCAATAGCTGCAAGCATATATGCCATGGGTAACATCTCGGGGTGCCATATAAACCCTGCGGTGACCATCGGCCTCTGGTCGGTCAGGAAGTTTCCGGGAAGGGATGTTGTGCCCTATATAATCGCACAGCTCATGGGAGCAGCCTTCGGTAGCTTCATATTCCTCCAATGTGCGGGTCCGGCAGCAGCCACAGTCGGAGGGCTAGGTGCAACAGCACCGTTCCCGGGAATCAGCTACTGGCAGGCACTCCTTGCAGAGATAGTGGGAACATTCCTTCTCATGATCACAATAATGGGCATCGCCGTGGATGAGAGGACCCCAAAGGGCTTTGCAGGGATCATAATAGGCCTCACGGTTGCAGGTATAATCACGACCCTGGGTAACATCAGCGGAAGTTCACTGAACCCGGCCCGTACCTTCGGACCATACCTCAATGACATGATATTTGCAGGTACAAACCTCTGGAAGTACTTCCCCATCTACGTCATAGGACCCATAGCTGGAGCGGTCCTGGCAGCCATGACCTACGTGTACCTGACATCAGAACCCTAA